The segment aaacaatatagacTAAAAGCTAAATGCTTAAAGGCTTAAAGCACTTTAAATGACAAATACAGATTCAAATGTCATTTATAGTTACGATACAAGACTATGATAGCAGTGATCCATCTATCAGGACAGCTTTTCTTACCTTATAAAAATATTCCAGCTGCTCTAAAGTGAAGTTTATCCTGCTTTTCAGAGCTTGCATACGGATCGACGCATGTGCAACACTGTAGTTCGGTACTTTAACTCGGATCTTGTCTGATACTAACCCGTGTACGGACACCATCATCAGTCTTGCTTCGGGAACAAATTTCACGTGTAACCAATACCTCCTCAAACCGTCTCTCATTGGCTCGTAACCTGCAATTACCCCCGCCTACTACACGTAGACCCCGCCCATCAATGAGAAACTCGCGTTGCTATTGGACAAGTGGGCGGGGCTATTGATGCTCAACGCTCCTTGGTCACGTTGTAGCAAGCAAAGGCTCCATCTGAACTGTGGACGTGAGGGAACATCGAGACCTAATTTGCCGTTCTCCAAACCGTATTACATGCTATAGAGGCGCATTAGTATTTTTTGCTTATACCATACAAGACTACTACACTGagctttttaaaaagaaaagtcaAATAAACAGAGCTACGATTTTTAGAATAATTACGCGTGCATCGTTAATGTGCTAGTGTTTGTAACAGCACGTCTTTTAGCGCACTCTGTGTTTGTGCGCACAAAGCGTGTCCGTTCACTTACCTCTGACACATGAGGGCGTGTGAGGGCCATGCCAGCTGTAACTGTGCAAAATCTCCGTCTCATGACTGACTGTACTCCCCCTCGTTTACTGCTCAAATACACGACGCAAGCAGATCACAGCTGGACACATGTGGACGGAGTTTATCTCTGAGTGATTTGAACGCACGCCAACCTACATGTTATTATTTAgaaaagtaaattattattttaattaataatttcacgTTTGGCCAGTGTTTAGGCTGACTTAATAGCCTTTGACATCCCTTTCAAAAATGTAGGGCGGCGCGGTGCCATACTTTTATAATAGTTTCATTAGATGGTGATAGCATGGCTCAAGATGATAGTCATAGATGACCCTGACGGAATGATAACTTTTTTAATCACCCTGAAGATGGTATTTTATGATAACAAACAGTTGACTGTACATATTTACatgtttctgcaggttttatagGCTATTTGCGTCAGATGTTTGTTTTAAAACAGATAAAAGTTGAGGTTATGGCATTAAAAAGTCTATTatgacataaaaatgcagaataaACAGGCTTTTGACTTTTTGTCATAAACTTTGTCTCATAATTTCAACCTTTTCTgacttttgttatattttttaacttttttttaagtcgTCATTATGactttttgtaatttgtatttttgtgtcaTATTCAGTTTACACtttatgcataataataaataaataaaaaataatatttgacatatTCGTCTTATgactttatatattataatttgccAAAGAATACACATTTTCTGGAAACATTGTGTCTTAATGctcaatattaacttattggAGTGTTTAGCATTATCATACAATAATTCTGTTCTGACTGCATACTCATGTAACTTAATGTACTTCTACCATAGTAGCCTATTACAGGttagtttatgtttttttttgttagtttatgAAATAGTGACGCATAGTGAATAGTtacctaaaataattaaaatattcacttactgaaaaaaaatagtatttttactgtataaacatttttccTTAGGATTCATTCTGTGTAAAAATCTTCTCCAAATGCTGAAGCTggccttttttttatattggattattaaaaaaaaacagcaaatatgTTCTTAAATACACAATCTTAATacataaaattaagaaataaattaatattttatatcaattaaaaaaaaatccagactgacacagttttatatatatatttatttttatgttgtcattgttttcaaacacacacacatttcaatttCTAACTCGGAACAATAAAcacaggtttttcttttttttttttttgcaatatatatatatatatatatatatatatatatatatatatatatatatatatatatatatatatatatatatatatatatatatatatatatatatattcccaagATGTTCATCCATATAATAGACATTACAGATTTACTCTACAATTGattttatgtatgtttgtttgccaaaaaaattCCCTGTTACAATGTACTCCCTTCTGTTTCATATGTAGTCCACTATAACTTatgtcacaaataaataaaaaataaaataaaataacaacataaaacTGCGAAGACCGCATTACCCATGATCCTCCGGCCTAGTCCCTCCAAAAAGGCCAGACAAACAGGGGTAATGCTAATCTTCAACCTTTCCTTCCCAAATGAACCgccataaatcaaataaatacacaaatgaaaCACAAATTGTTATTAATACAGCAACTTGGCTCTTGGTTCGACGCATTTCTAGACCTCCATGAAGCTCTATGGTATCAGCTCCTTAAATTCTGCTTGTTTATACCGTTTATTCAGTCCCAAAAACCAACAAAACGCCATAACTTTTCATTCAAAACATCTCTGAATGAATAGCAATCATCTGAAGTTAAAATCCCAGTCTGTACAAGCTTTCTGAAAAAGACTTTTGACACGCTAACCTTTAAAAAGGCAGGGTTCATTTTCCAGTATTACTTTGATATCTTAGGTCACCGTTcttatttttaaacttaaaatatatattaaaaaaagaaaaacaccctTTCATGCACAATGAAGCTGTGCCACAGAGCACCACAGTGAAGCCTTAACTAATTTCTACTTAAAGTAAACAACTGAAGACTAAACAACTGTATGACGTGAGCAATGGAGAAATCACTGTGGCTTTGAGCCAGTAAAGTTCTGTGTCTTCATTGGTTCCCTCCCAATAAAGAAGGCACAGCATCTTTAACAGGCTGGCATGACAAAACTACTCCCACCGTCCCTCTCGACCCACACTGTTTTgaagaaaacatacaaataagtGTCAAGACAAAAGAAAACGTCTTCATACACTCccacaaagaaaaacagaaaagcacATACATTATTTGTAGTAGTCCTCTATTAGAATACTTTCAATTCGTGAAGCGTCTTAAACGCTGTTTAATTAATTTGTCATGTTTGAGTCCTACCCCAGTGCATAATGTTTATTAGTTAGTTATAGACTCCTTTAAAATGTTGACAACCCCTGGGAGAAAAAGTTTTAGATTTGcctaatataataaatagtttatctattttaatattaaaacatcttATTCTAATTCCAGATTGTTTTATGgcttaaatgtaaaatctaaaaaaggaCCCCCTTCCTCCAGATGAAGCCCACACTACAACACgaaacaatacatatttttttttttgtctttttcttgttTAAACAGCTACAAAGAAATCGTTCCATGTTTTATATTCAGCATTAAAGAGACAGACCTAAAGGAGAAGTTGTGCTATTATACTTTAGATATCAGGCCTGGGGATGCATCCATCAGATTGTGGTTTCTAATTCCTTATCCTGTTAGCAATCACCTCCACTAAATATTCAAGTAAAATAAACAGAGACCTGAAGAGAGAGGGGCGATTTCTTGTTTCCTTTTGCTGGATGAGAGCTTTTAAAAACCAGAGATCTGGGGAAATGTTGTCCCTTAACCTGTTTTTGACGGCAGTTGGCAGTATAAGCAAGATATAATATGGTCTTTggtcatttttcattaaaaaagctTAACATGAGCGGGACAAAGGAATGAATGAATATGCAGGAATggggaaaaaatattaaattaactaaggcttttaatgaagaaaaaataaatgaaatcaaaattattaaagttacaaatatTACAGTTCATTCTTAATATGGAATGGAAACCAGTGGAAAAATGTATCTAGCCCCGCCCCCTTAACAGCCCGGCCCCCTGTCACATTCAATCAGCTAATCTATGCCCTCCCCCCTGTTTATGCAAGCAGGTTGCCACGGGAACAGCCTTTCTTTACCTGCCTAGGTTTAAACAGCCTAATCTGTCAGGATCAAGCAGAaatactccacacacacacactacgatGGGCGGCTAGAAACCGAATCATGTGTGAAAGAAGAAATGCTAATGGCGCTAAGTTGGAAGGGTTCAGGGGAGGAGGGGGGTGTTCACGTGCAGACACACACTTCACGCCTGGCTCGCTTTTTATCGACAGATGGAGCGGATGAGACTGAAGGGTGATGCTGATGGAGGCGTAGGTCTATATAAGCACAAGAGCAAACCAGGAAGAGCAcggtggaaaaaaaacaaaagacaacaagaaaaaaactacCCCTCAGGTGCTTGGCAGTGTGTAAACTACGGCTGAACTGAACAAACAGGCACACAGAGAGGTGGACAATAGCGAGGGACACAAAAGTGCTCGCTGTGCACATGGCACCAGCCTCAAGTCCTGAAACGACGTGCTCCTTTTCCTTCCTGCTTCGCACACAAAAATATAATAGAATCTATATCTAAAATTCAAAGAAAGACTAAATTAAAGGCAGTATCTAGATTTAAGAGAGTGAACCACGGCTGTCAAACCTACCTCACATTGAAGATTCAACCTATGTGCTTTCAGACGGATGAACTCGTGTATCGGTTTGGCAGTAGTTCTGCTGCGAGGAAGTAACACAGCGCATGGTTCTCTCCCATTCGCACCTGCAGTCTAACCAGTTAAAAAGCGCCATCGAAAACAAGCTTTTTGTGCATGATACTGTATCCCCTTTTCGGCCTTGAATCTCTCTAGGCTTCAAAATCTTTACCAGCAGAAAGAATCTGGGAAATTTGGTCCCGATTTGCCGTTCGAATAGCACTAACTCTTTCAAATCTTTTCACATACAGCGCAAATGACCCATGTGCGATTAATTACTTCGCTATCCCTGTCAAAACCTAGTTTGACTGCGTTACAAGTACTTGAGGTTGTTTAAGACCTATTTCGGAtttctttataataaatacaCTTACTTTGTTAGATAGACAGCATAATTCTACACTGCTATTAAGGAATGTTTAAGAGATAAGACACTAAAGACATTAAATTAACATAAGCATCTACAGTCATTGGTCCAGTTTGTTGTGGCAGTTCACTAAAAGAGTAAGTACTGTtggtgaaaaagaaagaaagaaagaaagaaagaaagaaagagggggTTGAGGGGGAAATATTTAGGTCTGAGATAGAATGCATGTGACAAAGAACAAATTGAGGATATTGATTTTAGTACCTCGGTTAAGGGAATCTATCGTTTGTGCAAAAATACACCAATACTCAGTGATCAAGAAAGAGTGAAATAGAGCGTGCAAGATACAAACACCCAGATTAAGAGGCAGTAGATAAAACCTGAAGCAAAATAAgtctttttaaacttaaaaaaaatatacaaatgcacactcacacacaaactacAAAAACCATCATATCAGAATAAAACTCTACAAAGAACATttagaatatatactgtataatcttATCATATTCTAAGagttgtgatttcttttttttatgggttGTCACAAGTAATCAGGAGTTTGGAGTATGAACAGTATTTCAGAAAAGCCGGAGGTATTTACAGAAGAGACGTGGCCACACACTCACGGACAGGACGGACGAGGAGTGACAGGGGCCCAGCTGTGAGGCAGGGGGCGAGGGGGCGAGGGAAGGGACAGATTTAGACTCTTTGAGGGCAAATAAATTGATTGTTGTGAGAATCTTTTTTGGGAGGGATTTTTCTGTCGCTTGGAATTGGGCGTTCGTGAGCTCAGAGTGGGGTAGGAACGTCACGCTTTAGGTGCTGAAGTACACTGTGAAGAGAAGCAGATCAGATTTAACGTCAAGATTCAAGAAACAGTACGTAATATGAAATATCATCTTATAAGGTGTTACTCTAAAGTATTTTCTACTTTAGCCACCTTTTCACTATCCAAGACAAAGGACAGACCGAAACATTCATTTCTAATGGAGATTGGAGAATAGTATTGGCGAGGCGTGGAGCTTGATCAAATGTGTATGCAGAATTAGAACATAGTGgctttgatttgttttgtgtGGATATATTCACACtccttattcatttattttacaatggTGAATAAGATCAGTATAACAgcagattttattaaatattccaAGACTGCCACTAGGGGGCAAAATGTGAGGATTGTATGAGAATATCAGAGATAGTGGAAAggtggttttagttttaatggaATTGTTCAACTTGCAATTTTCTCACACAGGTTTGTTAAATCAAATACAAACACCAAGTTGACTGTGAagtgcttaaaggggtcatatgtagcaatttaaatttttccctttttttcttttggagtgttacaagctcttggtgcattaagaagatctgtaaagttgcgaagactaaagtctcaaatccaaagagatattcttcataAAATGTAAGACTTGTCCATGCCCCGTAAAACACTTCGTGTCAACACGTCCCAACATGTCTACgtatttgcataacaccgcccaaatgttcacaaagtgtaactttgattctcgctgttgctgtctccatgttgtggagatgctgtgtgtttcattgtgaaagtgaaactacttttttTGGTCTTCCAAAGGAGGACACAACAAGAATTCCaaggttaagttgtatttacaacactgttccagaactattcaacccaaatattcagatgtgtgcagcaattccagtcctcgcacccccctgctctgcacattttgtaagtgccctgcgaagtggacataaCAGGATATTccatgattccagtttgaagcgaatgtatatgttccattcaaagtgctttaaagtgtgcgagacgtgattttaaattgtatttatttacagaatgttctgaagtgaggtaaaagatttcccctgctcagggagtagggagcaatgaacactgtgtagggaccatttCAATGGGAAcccagttcatgcacggagctcacttctaaatgagctgattatctgaatcaggtctgaatcaggtgtgttaacaaagagagacatgcaaaatatgcagagctgggagGCGCGAGAACTGGTATTGAGAACCGCTGGTATtgtcattataatctgtaattatgtcctCTCTGGATCCAACAACTGcatcgtttataatgggttttaatgtttttgtccaatcacaacacactggatagctggcaaaTCAGTGCACAGCTCGCTTTTcaaaacgatgagctttgtaaaaattcaCAGATTTTCAAGCAGTTATGTATTTTTAGTTTCAATAGTAAGCAGATGAACACTGTCTTTCCTGATGTAACCTGCGCTCAGAACTCATGGTTAACTTGTCAGCTAAAGTCCGCTGGATGGCCCAAAATGCTAAATCTTTTGATAGCTCTAGAGCTTTTGTTAAAACTACAGAttgtatttatacaaatatttatatccCCACCTACAGACAGTCAGACTGAGCCCAGTGCAGCATGAGGGTTGAAGCTGCCTACCTTTTTAGCATACAACACTGTATTCCTTAGTCATGTAGCACTGATTATAGACAAAATAAGCCTTTCTACTGCATAGGCAGCCGAGTTTTAACTTCCCAATGGCAAATCAcccatttaaaaatttatttccTTTAACAAactaataatttatgcatttgagAGTCGAAAATTTTTTATTCCACGTTGTATttaacctggaatattcctttgAAAATCAGTAATAATAGTATCATTGCTTACCGATGATTATAATGAGGACAATCACGCATATCACCCCCAGGATAATCATCATCTAAAGAAAAGAGGCAAAAAGAAGCAGAATGAGTTCATAAGCTGTAAAAAGTAGACTATAAAAACCCAACACTCAAACATTTGATCAAAAAGTGTGTTATTATAaactactttttgtttaaagttactgttttttatattatttttaatataaaatttgaaACTGTAAATACAAACAACACCATGTACTTATACTGACAGCTAAAGATGTTGAATGAATGATAAAGGACTTTAATTTCAAAGCAGTATACTGATTTGAGATTTACTGTTGATTTAGATGCGCTGTAATGAAAATCCATCGCCTTTTTCAGTCTTACTCAAGGCACTTTTTGTGTTGTTTACCTTGGCATTCTTCCACCAGTATTTATTCTTGAGCTTGGCGGCACTGGTCTCGAATTGTGAGGCTCCAGCCTGCAGGGCATCAGCCCGATCATCCAGCTCTGACAGCTTCTGGTCCCTCTCCAGAACCTTGTCTACGTTCACACGCATAATGTCCACCACCTGAGAAAGGATGAAGGTGACTCTTAGTAAACTGTGTCATAATTGTGTGTTCTGAAAATGCACTTATAGGTGAAAGAAGACAAAGAGATGGGGTTCACTCACCTCATCCACCTGAGCCTGAGTCTGCTGTAAGCGACGGTTGCTGGTGAGGTTAGGGGGAGGCTGGTTACCTCCTTCTGTGCCTGGGGCACCGGCAGGGCCTGGGGCAGACCTGCAAACCAACATGCAGGGATTTGTCAAAACTTCAGTATCACTGGGGTGTATTATTAGTACAGGGATTTACAGAATCTATATATGATGGATGTTTGTTAGTATTGTCTTAAATTAGTTTGAATTGCTTGTTTTCAAATTGTGATTATGATTCAAATTCACCACTTTGATTGGTCATAATCATCATACCAACAAGACAATCACATATTGTTACTGTCATTTGATGAGCAGCTGttgcatgaaaataaaaatacatggttTAGTTAAATGTACTGGAACTGTTCACTCGCTTGCTTACAGTTTTGTCTTTTGTAAAGACTCCTGTGAagcaaaattaaatgtattttaatttaactgaCAGAAATGATGAGTAAACATGGATTTCTGAAAAAAGTCTCATTGGTAAAGCCAGTCTCAGCCACCAGAGGAAGACAAATCTCTGTACAAAGGTCACCTCTGAAGGATCCCTGGATATAATCCCTGTTTAGTAAGAAAGGAAAGACTTTTTCTTTATTCCtactaggattttttttatttttattattgagtaAATGAGCTAGGAGTAAAGCTTACCATATTTGTATTCTTATTTACcagcattttttcattttcatttacttccATTCATCTGCATTTATAGTAGTCTATATTTAGACATTAAGTCTTGGCTCCTCTTCCCTTCACTGACATGAAAAGATTGATTTGCACTTTGCTTTGAGTGATGTGTATCATTTTAATAGTTAATCTAGTCAGAACAAAATAGTAACATTCTTGCAACtcagatttttatttgtaatgttgtaaaattaaacgtatttgtgtgaaatgttttgttgTGAAATGTATTTGTGTTCTGTGTTAATGCACATACAttacaatctatctatctatctatctatctatctatctatctatctatctatctatcatccaaaCATAAGAAGCAGAAACCGGCTTTAAGAGGAACCAGTCCGAGCACATGATTCAATACTAAATTATCTGAAGACAAAATCTGGGTATAGCCAATATCATAGTAGTTTTATCATCATCAAGACGAATGGCTGCACTGATGCTTAATTTCCCCTTTAAAGCAAAATGTGTGTCAGTTCAACAAAATGAATTTGATTAAGTAACACACCAAACATTTGTCCTGTGCTCTTAAGGTCTGGTTATGCAAGGCTATTTTTTTTCCGATGCCAACTGACAAATCCcaaattaataaactaaaaaaacaatGTACATTTAGACTAATATGAGGTTCAATAAATTGTTTATGTAGCGTTCCTTTCACTCGACTGGTAAAGACAGGATCATATGAATGATAGAGACATTGTCCCCACCCCCACACAAGGCCTTCATATAGCATGTGTGAGTCTCTGTCATTGTTGCGTCACAATCAACATACATTTTATCAAATAACTGGACCAGATGTTTACATTTGTCACTACTTGATACCAATCTGTTATGCTAGAACCTTAAAACAGCAAATTGGTCATGTCAAAATTTCACACTCCAGGCCCAGTGATACTTTAATAGGAGTATACAATATGGGAGGTAATATGGATATATTATTGAAGATGAGCGCCAATTACAGCCTGGATTATTTAGACCTGTTAAACGAGCGTGTCTAGAAACTACTAGTATACTCGGCCATTTTTTTTCCTGCAGAGGAACACCTGCGCCCTTTGTGCCAGCCATTTGGCTTTAGTCTAgccaaatatgaataaatatcaaGGTCTGGTTCCATAGAAACGTGTTGAATGGATAAGAGAATAATATAATTCGAAAATGTAACAAATTGCATCGCCCACTTTGCCTGAAACGTGTGACGGACCGTTTACCAAGCCCCACGACTGAAATATCACGCCTCTAACCTTCgtaagggattttttttcttctctttttttataccATGTGAGGTATTTTTCATTATGATTTTGTAAATGTCAATTTGTTCAAACTGATATCAGACCAGGGTTGAAATACAGTGGGCCTTGAGCTATTTGAGACAACTCCCAGAGGGCTTTTGAATTGACATCGAAATTATCATAGGGACAGGGATTGGGGTGGACAAATATATTAATTGACATAGCCTACATAATTTcaattcataaattattttcattctaAAAGCGCGCGACCAATACCAGCCAAACCAGTCCAATCCGGTGTCTAGGCGTGATTCTATCGCTGTTGTTCAAACCAAACACGATATTAAAGCGAAAAACgtctatataataaataaacacgtTCCCGTACAGCAATTTACTGTACATATGCACATTTTGTATGCTAGCGGTAGCaactaaaaaaggaaaaacattggCTATTAAGGGTCTATTTATAGACAATTATCTAGCAAGTGCGCTCATCAGAATTCAATGGAAATACGCAATAGATGTGGATGCGTATATATGCAATCAAATACAAACCTACGGcaatgtggaaaatgttttattttgtgcgtacatattattattattatttgtcaacCACGTTCTATTAACAAGTGGCAGCAGCGTGATAAAATTTCAACGTTCTAAAACGTCATTCAAAACTAGATTACGAAAACGAATTTTAAGTAAACCGTACTCACATTTTAAACCGGGTGTCGTGTGCGTCTACAAGAAATGTGTGGATGACCGCGCTGCTTCAGGTGTTTCTCCCCGTCTCCGGGATAAATAATGCAATCTCCAGGTTATTCCAGTAAAGTGGTATTCCTTAATGGTTTGTATTACTTTCTTTCCAGCGGTGTGCCGCGCCTCGCTATTATTGCCTTTATAACAAGGGCGCTCTACTGCTACTCTCTTCTGTCACtatgtacatataaaaaatagATGCTTGGATTAGGCGAACAAAGATGGCTCGTTGACGTCATTCGTCATCCGGGAAGCTGCGGGATGGAAGCAGTGACCATGAGAGGCAGGAGATGGAGGATGCATTGCTTGTTGACAGTATGACATGACGGGACCGGGCACATTTAGGTTGTCCGTGTGGAACACTTTCAACATTATATGTAAGATGACGCGGGATGGGGTTCGTGGATTGTATTTGCACAACATGCCTTGTGGTTAATTTATTTGTAAGTAAGGAttgctaaaacaaacaaaatggcgGTTTATGAAGGGATGAATGGGCTTCCCAGGCTGCGTAAACTTAATGGTTCAAGGGAATGggaaatatgaaaacatttagaTTTCTGGAGCAGTGTTATTGTAATAAAGCCTAATAGCGGAGGTGTCgacaatacaatttaataatacttttagcACTATATAAGGTAAATATAGTGTGTCTAATATTGTGTGCCTTTCGCGGTACACTTTGTAACACATGACGTCAAAAAGTACTATTATAAAGGGGAAAAGAGattggcagcggtgggattcgaacccacgcccccgaagagactggagccttaatccagcgccttagaccgctcggccacgctaccattGGTAATGAATGAGTTCTTGGGAAAGTAAATAAACGCCATGTTTATCGCAGTTATATTAGTTGCAtatatgattcagtgattcacaaaTTAGCTctcgcagacaatcttttactgtctatgagacTACCGGGGAGCTATAGTATACTGAAGTCTTTTTTTTGAGAATAAGATTTTGTTTATCGTTGTAGGTTATTATAGAATTTTGTTTTCTATAGACTGCTGGTTTCAGAcgaggtggccgagtggttaaggcgatggactgctaatccattgtgctctgcacgcgtgggttcgaatcccatcctCGTCGAATTATTTTCAAGAAGTTGTCATTCTACGTTAACAAGTGGGGGCCAGTCGCCGATAGGTGTAGAGCGCTGACTGGCCATTAGGAACGAAGGAAATTAAAGGGAGGCGGGACGAGTAAAATACACACAATTATAGGTTCAAATCCCCCCTTGGCCACAAATGTATTGCATCCGTAGTGATAAGTACTACCATAGAAAATGTACGAGGGAAGTTAAGCTTGACTATTATCTTACTTTTGTCTACGATAAAACCCTCATACGAATTATCATTATGTGTGTtccaaaaaattacatttttaaaaagtgttcgctggcgccgtggcttagttggttaaagcgcctgtct is part of the Carassius auratus strain Wakin unplaced genomic scaffold, ASM336829v1 scaf_tig00027981, whole genome shotgun sequence genome and harbors:
- the LOC113079424 gene encoding vesicle-associated membrane protein 2 — its product is MSAPGPAGAPGTEGGNQPPPNLTSNRRLQQTQAQVDEVVDIMRVNVDKVLERDQKLSELDDRADALQAGASQFETSAAKLKNKYWWKNAKMMIILGVICVIVLIIIIVYFST